The region AATGATCATGTGACGAAACAGCGCCCTCATACACAACACAACCACAGCGGAACAGACAGacaaggcacatactgtactgtatgccagCTGAAAGGCTGGCCTGCATCAGTCGCTTACTTAGTCAAAATAGGGTTTTCCCTTCACAATTTATGAAGTATAAAGCTATTTATAGATGAACTATTGGGTATTCAATTGCATTTGTCTCGTTAGCGGTcagaaaatatacaaatatcGATTAAAGGAGAAAATATGTGCCACTAAAACTGTCATGTTTGCAACGTTATCAAGCCAAGGAGATTAGTTAAGAAGAATGACCCACTTTTGTATTAAGAGTTTCTAGTTTATTCGAAAAATCCTGTAATTCAAAAGCATACCTgatctaaatattttaatcgGTGAAATAAGGTTTTTTGTAATCGTCCAGAACTGCAAGTCATGTTTCTCAACAATGATTCTGATGACAAAGCCAAATGAACACATGACAGTTTAAGTACAAAACCAATTTTGCTAAGTTGTTTCTTTTTAAGTTCACTCTGCAGTTCCCACACTTTTTTACTGTTCAAAAGTAGATTTTCAATTTAACCTGAATTTGTACTTTTACTACATCCTTTGAAATTGAGGCTATAACCCTAAACGGTCCTACCCccacccctgacacacacatGCATTATTAACCACGGGAAATTTCCATCTCATTTCATGAGTGCTTGTTTAAACCTAGGATAAATGGTCATACTTTAGTGTTGAAGCTGCAAAATTACACATCATAAAAagataacataaaaatatatgaaacttttaattgttttcaatgTGTATCAGTATATTCGGACATGACTGGATTTGTACTATATTAGAAATGaactttatataatataattccaCCACCCAGATGATGCAAATGCaggcatagtgcgccagtacactcactgCACATTAGCgaacagtgaggaggagaacacagTGATGGAGGCCATTAGTAGCAAGGCCAGTGGGAAATGGATAATACCTCTCCGCTTTATCTGTGTTCAAGAaattccctgggatttttaatgacaacagagatttaggttttacatctcatccagaggacagtgcctttttacagtatggtgtccccatcactacactggggcattaagacccacacagactgcaggttgagtgccccctactggccccactaacacctctgccagcagccatcttaactttcccaggaggtctcccatagGTTTGCATAAACAAGGTTAACCATATTTAGTGCGTTGAGTTTTGTTACATTGTTTGCATCAATGGATGCCAATACATATGGCTGTTTTTGGTAAAAGAAGTGTACTACTGAGCCTAAATTATTTAGGTTTTTGTCTAAATACAGTCTTATCATGTCTTAAGAACTGCATGGACAGTTTTTAGGGGAGATATTCAGGAAGGAAGACCTTCTCCAAAGTCACCTGCTGCCTCTTCTATATAAATAACAGATATCAGACTCTCCTTCCCAGAATTCCCTGCTCAGCCACCCTCTACCAACTAAATGTTCATCAACAATCTTGCTCTGTAGGGATACCTAGCCTCCTCATTCACAGAACTGTTTTCATCCCTGTATCGAAGGGAATTAAAGCTAAAGTAAGCTGTAGTATTCACAATGCATAACTCCACAGGGTCTGTATATCTCTCCTGAAATATCAGttaaataaaagccatttcccTAAATACTTAATCACatgtaaaaaacacagaagtgtGACTCCAGACCTTTCAGTCCTCATCTGACtgttttattagttttttttcagcagaactaAATCATATGATTGTTTAGAAATGCAATTTTGCAATTTGTTTTAGCTGTGTCATACTCTGTTGAATCTACAAATTTGCATGGATTATGTAACTTATCATTATGAACAAAAATAGGaagaaaaatgtaacatttcaaGTAATATTTCTATTGACATTGACAAGCTTGAGGACCATTTTTTCATGTGTATATTtatgaatatatttattatataaatgaatgtatttATTCACTGAAATAAGAATGACTTATATTATGCACATTTCAGCACTCCAACTAAAAACCATCGAACATAGTAATAATGTCAatagtatttcattttttgtacgTTTGTGAAAACTGAACTGGACAAAGTATTTTTATTGAAACCGTAAAAGTAGTGATTATTGTGGAGGTGGAAGAGATTCAAAATTGAGAATGAAACAAAAAGCAGTAAGCTTGGAAACACTAACATCGCAGGATGGTAATCCTGGTAACAGTTTTTCGTAACAGGCAccagataataataaaaaataaaattacacctCTAGTGTGAAAGCAAATCTGTAAAAACAATGCAAGGAAATATCAGCATAAAAACCTTTTTACAAGTCTTCTATGATCAGGCTATAGTAAGGTGTCATTTTCTGGAATATGTACAAATAAtataaaaccacagaaaatacCAATATACATAATTAATGACAAACTGTGTTCTCCATTGGCAGCTAACTGCAACCAGGATTCTAAGCCATAGTAaggaatgaaactgataaaacattatattgtTTTCATCTGCAGGTGTGAGTGAGATGCTGGACCCAGAAgcaataatatgaaaaaaaaaattcacaatAGTTTAAATCACTATTTATATACAGAATTGGGATAATTTAATCCCTGTTCAATGTCTTCAATCTGAAAGGCTTTGGCTTTATGTATTATGGATTGTGCACTTGCAGTCGGAGGCATCTCAGAAAATTCCAAAACATCTTATATAATATTTCTCCTTTGCTTTGGCTCCAGTTAGAATGAAAGACTGTACAAAACCCAGTAAAATGACACTCCACATTGGCACTTTGTTGTGAGGTAACATGCAAATTGTTTAACAATGAGTTCTTTGTGTAGATAACATCTTCCAAAGTTAAGGAATTACAGTGTGTTAACATGAATAACTtacaaaaacacaatatttaCCTTCAAAAAGCAGTCTGCAGTATTCAGAGTTTTCAAGGCATGACATTTATAATATGGACTTAATGATAATAAGATCTTGGAAACTTGGGAGAAATTTAGTACTTCTAAAGAAATACTTTGAAATTCACTTTGTGaatagattttaaaaacaaacagcagctacagtttttttttatcaaaacaaGCTGAATATATTTCAGTTCATCCCATGCCATAATCATATTATCCGTGATCATATAATCATTTAAGCATGCACAGCTCCAAGAGAAGCAAGTGTGTTATATTTTAACCCTTAGTCCCATTTGGTGCTCATTGTTAGGAAGCTGGTGCCCGTGTTTCTGACTCTAGAAAGGATGCGAATGAGAGGCTGCAGTCAGGTGTTCAACCTACTCATCTGTAGCTTAATAATACAAGAAAACCATCAGAAATCTTCTTGGTCTTTCTGCAAGCTCTGCAGACCAGGAGAATAAAGTATGTGAGGCTGAATTTGGGCCAGAATAGGTCCTTCTGGGGCTCCAACCAGGAAAAAAGCTTCATCCACCTCCAGTCCCCAGCCGCGAAGTGACTGTATTACCTTGGAGCTCACTTCCTTATTGCTCCGGGCTGTCATCAAATAGGTACATAAGGGGCTGCTGTCTCGGCCAAACTTCCTTCTCATCTCCCCAATTAGTCCTGCAAACTCTTTCATTGCcccctgaaaaaaataacagtataaAACGGTATAAAAATAACAGTGTTTCATCTCCAGCAGCAATAACAATTCAATGTTATCGATAATACTGTCAAATCTGCTGTACCCTGCATTAGGACTTCTTCTCCCTTATCCTGATTTATCAAGACAGTTATAAACCacttatcagaaaaaaaatcaattaggGAAACTTTTAAAGTATGACTACTcctgaaaaattaaaagaagcaTTGCTGGGCGAAAATCCGATTGTAGAAAAGCTACAAAACCCTTGATAATATAACATAACGCCTTTAAGTCGATCTTACATATTATAATGAGTACTTCTGTACCTTTGCTGCAGTTGCATTCTGAAGCTCCTTCTTGGAGTCCACAGGTTCAGCGAGCTCTCCTCCCCTCAGCCCGAGCTCTGCGCTGTTTGAGAGCACATCGTCCCCAGTGAAGAGGATCCTCAGCTGGTCTGTGGGTGCCTGGGCATCCTGCCTGAACAGGAGAGCTGCTGGAATTCCTGAAGTATACACGACAATGCAGAAAAGTGGAACTTCTGTTTTGTCTACaattatgatatacagtacaagcattCTGTAGAGTTAAAGAGTGCTAACATTCTTTTATCCATGACAAACATGTATTTTCTATATCTGGAATCAGTTTAGAAGGCAGTTAGGTCGAATGTTGCTCTCTTACCTTTCTTTAGTTCTCATATCTCTATTAACTTAAGACTTGCTGCCCACAATCTCGATGTTGTAGGAAGTGTTTCCACATGTTATAATAGCAGAAAACAagtgaaatatttgattaaattgtTGATTCTTATAAAATTGTGTTGTATTTCCTGATTGTCAATGATGTTGAAGATGTTTCACCATAGTTTATTCACACACTCTTTTTAAATCACATGGTAATTGAATATAACTCAACTAAATACCGTGAATCAAACAAGACATTAATGATGTTAAAATGTATCCACAACATTTTACTTTAAACATAACTGACCATGAAACAGTCATTCCATGAATGATATAGCTGGATAAAATATTATCAGTGGCTATTTCACACAAAGAATGTGAAGGAAAATAATTAGAACCCAAGTATAGTAAAGCAGTTGTGCAAAATTGCAATAAAGGAACTGGGTACATTGGGTAATGAAACATTTTATAGAGAGTCTGTATTCCTTTacattataacattataatTTATAAAGATTGACACTTTTTATCATAACACTTTCCATATGAAGATGGATGGAGAGATAGAAACATCATGTGCTTGATTTCACGTGATATAAGACAGCATTTTTCGTCACAAGATACACAACTTTGGtatatgctttttttttgcattaggtACAGCTACCCGTCACCCTGAGCAGGTGGACATACCTTTCTTCAGAGTCTTGCAAACATTGGTCTTATCTGTTGACAGGAACAACTTCACATTGTTTGACTGCAGGTGGTCTACAAAATCATCATTACGGAAAAAGCAAAATCTGCTGATGTCCAAACCTGGAAGAGAATAATCACATATCAGCCTTTAACAGGCAGAAAGAACAGACCTGGAATCTATACCTAAATTAGGTAATGGCTGTGGCTGGCttaaaaaaagctacagtaATAAGTTCTTTTTCTTCCACATTCTAAAGACATGCCATCTATGTTAATCAGTGTCATTAAATCATCTCTGTGTACTTGTGTGTGTATCATACACAAAGCAGGTTTCTTGTTCAGGGTGTTGGTCATCCTGTCTGGTACCATGTTCTTCCGAGATCGTCCCAGTAAGGATCGTGTGAACTCtaagtggctttctgataatggacagATGATAAATCTCAGTCAATTTATTTATCTGACAGTTTTGTCCAAGAGGACACTGCAAGGTATGTATCTCTCTACAGAGCCTGAATGTGCAGAATTCAAATGTAGTGCTGTGAAGTCATGCTAAACCAGCTGCTGAATCTTCCCAGAAATGGGCCTGCGAAATTGATATTCTTGTCTTTAACTAGGTGACCAAGTGAGTATATGTCTCACTTACCATAATGCTTTGCACTGTTGACTAGCTGCGTGCGGATTTGGGGTCTGTTATCAGATACAAGGATCACAtcaaataaatgtgtttcatCAGGATTTTTCTCCAGCAGTTTCCTGTTAACCATCTCAGCTGCCTTCACAAGACAGATGAGTCAGAGTCAAGACACACTGCCTCACGgaccatttgtactgtatattcctgaGACTGATTCAACCACTGGAtttcttttcttaatttaaGCTTTTAgcatttcttaatttatttgcaTCTATTTTAGTTTCAGTTAGCAGTTATCAAAATCCTGGGCAACATTTACAAAGATTAAATTTATTCTATCTTGGGTATCACATCAtataacaaagcaaagcagtcCAATAGATCAGCAAATTAGATTTATTGAAAGTGCATTTTTTTCTATAcactttccatttatttttcgtAGTACATCTTACcagataataatattttatatctaAATTACACTTGAGGAAATCAATGCAAACTATTTTACCATCCTTAAAATGAAGCTAAAGTGCCTGAATgcagtattaatttatttgtccTAAAAGGTACATGTACATTTAGCATAACAATACTGGTATTACTGTAAATAGGACCACACTGACTTCCAGTACTGATTTTGAGCAAGTTCTATTCTAAAAAGCAGgacaataacaaaataatttcaaatattaatatttcattatgATGATTGACAAGTTTCTACTGTGTTTCCTGTAGAAATTGTCATGACACACAAAAATTTTCACTTCCTACAGCTGAAGATTTTCTGCTTTAGACGACAAGAGAGACAAACACAGTGCTCTACCTTGATAAAGGGGAAGGCAGTGCCTGGCTTCAGCAGTTCAGTCCCGAGCTGCTTTTCAGTCTCTCTCTTGCTCTCCTCTGCACTGAGCTTTTGTTCCTCTTCCAGGTTAAAGATCGCGTCTGATGAGACTGCAATCACGATTGCTCGATTGTAGTCTTTCTGCAGGTAGACAAAATCTTCAAAATATGACTGCACATCAAGAAGCCAGATCAATCTGTGgctttgaatattttaataccCATAGCAAATACAGAGTGGTATCTCAATAGAGCCTAATCCCACTCTCCACGGTGATACAGCTTTTTGTATTTCAGAGATACCCTGGGAGTAGGTTATTTCTTCACACATGACTGAAAGAAAAGAGATACTGACACATCTAGTCTATTTTATCCTCAGCCCCCATGCACAAcatctaaattaaaattaattccctCCTTTAAAAACCTACTCCTTTTTTTTGCCTAAAAATGCAACACTATATACACTATGTAAGTGTATATATCTGTGTAAACACAAATCAAATCTGAATCCAGTTTCAAGACTGCTAAAAGTCTACTTTGTATCACTCTTTAAGAAACTGGTTAATTCAGTGTCACCACTGCTGTGATTCTAGTATAAACTACAGTACCTCTGAATTAAGACTCATTACGACctgaaataatgtttattattaaaattagtaTAACTGCTAAAATTAAGAGGCTtatgaaattaattatttttaaatatttggaaGAAAGTACAAACTTAGTTTTTAAGCTCTACATTCCAGTTACTTATGGATGTGGTAATGGTCTAAGatcattttttttgtgtatatCACTTTGTACTGTCATAAACATTAGTCTCTATTGGTTACAACCATTAATGCGTTACATAAACTGATTAAACAATCTTACCTGTTTTACATTAATGTTCACAATGGTATTCTCACTCTGTTCCATCTTTCAGCTTTTCCCCActgaaaacaaattatattaatgtaaagattagtttaaactgttttattgtattatttgtgTGTACTTTAATTTacaatacttactgtacatttctggtgttaaaatgcaaaacactgaaaatacagtatttggttGGTGAGGTTACACCCTTAACATATTCAACATTAGAAAACGTTTCTTAATAGGGGCTTTAACACAGTTTATCCGTTTCTAGACCAGATGAACAGTTGAGAGCAATCACATTTTAAGACCAAATAACGGatataaaaatgatattttattattcaaaacGAAGTTGTTATAATTCATGTCCAAATTACCTTAAAGCCGGAAGCACCCTTTTAAGAACCAATGCGCCGATGCACGCTTTCAAACTGTCAAcaactgaaataaaagaaattagTTTTTAAAGCGCTGCAACACATCACTGTGAAGAATAGTTGTTCTCTTTCATTTGGCTTTTTCTTACGTTTGTGCGCATCTTGTATTTCCTTCTGTACCAAGACATAACACACACCTGATTAACATCAAAAACCACATTCACATACGACACTTTGTAGTTTCTGGGTCAGAAAACAAGGGCATGAGATTATCTGAACAGCTCACTGCAAGTCAGCATCTTGAGCGAAAAGTCATATCAGAATACACCATAAATGATATTCGGGAATATAAAGCACTGCCGATAGTGATCGGTATTTGGAACAGAAGTTGTATTTTTGAATGAGGTTTTCGCACATGCAACACTCGAATACGCATGCGCGGAAGTCTGCAGGCTCTGTTGTCTTTTTTGACCCCTCTACACGTGCATTGTATTAAGATGAATATTTAGATTCGCCaatcttgtgaaattttaagaATGATATGCATCTCCTAATTTGAAGGTTACGGATATCTTCAGCTTGTTTACACTGGATAAAATCGacaagaacaaaacagattaaccTTCGTGCGGTAACTGCCGTTGGTGTCTGCGTCCGCTGACATTAATTCTTTGTGTGGGACGGCTGACTTGCACAGCAATGGCTGTGCTTAAACCTTGTTATGTGCTGCCACCGAGGGGCCATGAGTCGCAATCGTTCTTTTTTCACTGATTTTCTTCGGTAAAATACTTCCAAGTAATGTTGCTACACGATTTCATTTTCTGCTCTAATTATGAAAGGAAATACTTCTGTTTCTCATCCCAGTGCGCTCTTAAATTATGCTTTCATTTGTACATGCAGTATGTGGAAGATGCTTCTGTGCAGGGTTACATtgtgcattaaatgtttttaacgtCTTTGACACGTTATTCTATGAGTGAGCTGTGAATAAAGATTGCAGACACATTAAGATGTTACCCCCTTAATGTCCTCTGGATTTCTTTAACATTTATTCTGTTGAAGTCCATTGGGTTGACTTTATCAATGCCCTTGAGGACTTTAAAAGATTTGAAATAAGTCCCCTTGTAGTCAAAACGAAAACCCACAAAATTCAggtcatttactgtacaatgcAAAAGGTTGTTTCAAAGTTTGTTTTCCCTGTGTCACAGGCCGAGTTATAGAGTGTAAGTTTCTTCCTGTCAAAATGTCAGTGGGGTTTAGCTTGTAACTATATTATAAAAAGCAGCATGCCCTCTAACCTTGCGGGATGTTGTGTGATAAGACAAATGATTCATGCACTTCAGCACTGAGGCTTGTGAAAGGAGTAGTTTTCTTTGTAGTCTGACTTTGTGTACCTTCATGTTTGATTAGTGACCACACCCCATGACAATGAGGTTGTAAGTTCTACATGGGTGCAGAAATGTTGATATTGAATTATTCAAGAATGTGTGGAAAAACATGAAGGTGGGCCTCATGTagtaaacttttatttttcaagcatgATTATACTTTGTTGTTATAGCATTAAAGTTAGCAGAACACCAGGGCAGATCTTCCTGGCACAAAAAATAAGTGCAGAAGAAATGTAGTATCCCTCAAACCTTCATTCGGTATATAGGCACTATAGAGTTGTGTAACATCTGTAAGATACAGTCATGTCTAGGTCTGTGCAGCTCTGGTTGTGAAGATTTGCTTTGACACTGTACTCAAAGCAATGTGTAAGCAGACCATTCCTGCCAGACCAGTCGAGTGAGGTGGAGCTCCCTCCTAACATTCCGATGGAGGCTGGTCGTGTACGGGATGTTTGCTGATGAATATTTAAGGTGAGGTGTGGCTAGGACTGTTCTGTTACACTTGTGCAATATAAGGGTTTCTTGAGTTGACAACCTTGTTTGGTGCCCGTTAAGCCTTGGTAACAATTCACAATGTTTATTGTGAAGGAGACAAGAGAAGCTTTGAAGCACAGAGAGATAGCCTGAAACCATCATTCATGAGCTAATTTGTTTCAGGGAGGCATCTTGGCCTCAGTCTGCAACACTTGTGTTATTCTTCAGAAGCTAGGTAAGAAACTTAAGTgatcttttttaattaattcactTTGTTTTAAGAGCCAAGAGCTCCCACCTTTTGTCTTGTTGCCAAAGGGTTGTGGGCATGTGAAGCAATCTACTCAGCCAcgttgctgaagctgataccctggctacTTTCAAGAAAAGtatggatgagattcttggagcCATTAACTGCTAAGGACCAAACAGACTAGATGGGTT is a window of Lepisosteus oculatus isolate fLepOcu1 chromosome 21, fLepOcu1.hap2, whole genome shotgun sequence DNA encoding:
- the LOC102691251 gene encoding cytosolic 5'-nucleotidase 1A — protein: MEQSENTIVNINVKQKDYNRAIVIAVSSDAIFNLEEEQKLSAEESKRETEKQLGTELLKPGTAFPFIKAAEMVNRKLLEKNPDETHLFDVILVSDNRPQIRTQLVNSAKHYGLDISRFCFFRNDDFVDHLQSNNVKLFLSTDKTNVCKTLKKGIPAALLFRQDAQAPTDQLRILFTGDDVLSNSAELGLRGGELAEPVDSKKELQNATAAKGAMKEFAGLIGEMRRKFGRDSSPLCTYLMTARSNKEVSSKVIQSLRGWGLEVDEAFFLVGAPEGPILAQIQPHILYSPGLQSLQKDQEDF